From Pyrenophora tritici-repentis strain M4 chromosome 1, whole genome shotgun sequence, the proteins below share one genomic window:
- a CDS encoding FabG, Dehydrogenase with different specificities (related to short-chain alcohol dehydrogenase), giving the protein MSQLLIVAAVPLLVLVGIISADVMGFAFWKSNQFPVEGKTVLLTGSSQGMGREVARLLSARGANLILVARTAKNLEGAVAHAKAHAKNPSTQRFTYISANVTSESENARILKEATAWNNGRMPEIVWCVAGSSTPGLFIETSTDTLRRQMELNYFATAYMAQKVLQAWFYPEVPYSAQDRGTTSEAPRKFIMTSSSIAFINIAGYSPYSPAKAALRSLADGLRSEVQLYNAARRSKTSTTGVAPAPFDVGIHIVFPGTILSPGFQTENKTKHPVSLELESADPKQTELEAATTAVQGLESGNFQTPTNWLVHLMRWATLSGSQKNNIVIDTIGAWIATIVWLFIVPDLNAKVWAWGKKNGMPAFRPNAQ; this is encoded by the exons ATGTCTCAACTGTTGATTGTAGCAGCCGTCCCCCTCCTGGTACTGGTCGGAATCATAAGCGCAGACGTCATGGGCTTCGCATTCTGGAAGAGCAACCAATTCCCCGTTGAGGGCAAG ACGGTCCTCCTCACGGGCTCGTCGCAAGGAATGGGCCGTGAAGTCGCGCGTCTCCTATCTGCTCGTGGTGCCAATCTCATCCTCGTCGCACGCACAGCAAAGAACCTCGAAGGCGCCGTCGCGCATGCCAAAGCTCACGCGAAGAATCCCTCAACGCAACGCTTCACCTACATCTCCGCCAACGTGACTTCCGAGTCTGAAAACGCGCGCATACTCAAGGAAGCGACGGCCTGGAACAATGGCCGCATGCCAGAGATTGTGTGGTGTGTTGCTGGTTCTTCGACGCCGGGTCTATTCATCGAGACGAGCACCGACACGCTGCGCAGGCAAATGGAGCTGAACTACTTTGCGACTGCGTACATGGCACAGAAGGTGCTGCAAGCTTGGTTTTATCCAGAGGTTCCGTATAGTGCACAGGACAGGGGCACTACATCAGAGGCACCCCGCAAATTCATCATGACGTCTTCCTCGATCGCCTTCATAAACATAGCAGGCTACTCGCCCTATTCCCCCGCCAAAGCCGCCCTCCGCTCCCTCGCTGACGGTCTCCGCTCCGAAGTCCAACTCTACAACGCTGCGCGCCGCTCCAAGACTAGCACCACAGGTGTTGCACCTGCGCCCTTTGACGTCGGCATTCATATCGTCTTCCCGGGCACCATATTGTCTCCTGGCTTTCAAACGGAGAACAAGACCAAGCATCCCGTTAGCCTCGAGCTTGAGTCGGCGGATCCTAAGCAGACGGAGCTTGAGGCTGCGACGACCGCGGTACAAGGATTGGAGAGTGGAAACTTCCAGACACCGACAAACTGGCTGGTACATCTGATGCGCTGGGCTACCTTGTCTGGTAGTCAGAAGAACAACATCGTCATTGACACGATTGGCGCCTGGATTGCGACAATAGTGTGGCTGTTCATAGTGCCGGATCTGAATGCAAAGGTCTGGGCGTGGGGAAAGAAGAACGGCATGCCTGCGTTTAGACCAAATGCCCAATAA
- a CDS encoding UbiH, 2-polyprenyl-6-methoxyphenol hydroxylase and related FAD-dependent oxidoreductase, with product MTTSTPPPLNILIVGAGVCGPALALILQRSNPHHNITVIERFPSLRTGGQQIDLKGQGFPIMKQLGLLETMESFLVEEGGSSIVDSKGKPIISFGVIGAGEKGGTFDLTCEYEFMRGDFVRMMYDTSLREREILTSRGITQGSLTYEFNTTITSLDCSSPTSTTVTFSTGETKTYDLVVAADGQGSRTRRLAFGEEVEASSFKSLNVHAAYYNVPRLPTEDSLARLYLPSRNRGIMTRTGNKPITQVYLFLFKDAQRGAKMRSVQRQPLADQKAAWIEHFEDAGWDAPRFMEGMKSAKDFYATEVLQIHMPEKKIVKNRVALLGDAGYCPSLMTGMGTTLSLVGMYVFAGELASRSGDVDAALAAYQNTMKQPIEEGQRLNGMTDALAMFPASEWGAWVAHTLIWSLSSFRVDKMLGWLAGWLPKGKEEQGWKVPEYPALNAKAPEMEVR from the coding sequence ATGACGACTTCAACACCTCCACCTTTGAACATACTCATTGTAGGCGCTGGTGTATGCGGTCCAGCACTCGCACTCATCCTTCAACGGTCAAACCCCCATCACAACATCACAGTAATAGAGCGCTTTCCCAGCCTCCGCACCGGCGGCCAGCAAATCGATCTCAAAGGCCAAGGTTTCCCAATCATGAAGCAACTAGGCCTCCTCGAAACCATGGAAAGTTTTCTTGTTGAGGAGGGCGGAAGTAGTATCGTGGACAGCAAAGGCAAACCCATCATTTCATTTGGTGTCATTGGCGCCGGCGAGAAGGGAGGCACATTCGACCTCACCTGCGAGTACGAATTCATGCGCGGGGACTTTGTCCGCATGATGTATGATACCAGTCTCCGCGAGCGTGAGATTCTCACCTCCAGAGGCATAACCCAAGGCAGTCTAACTTACGAGTTCAACACAACAATCACATCTCTCGACTGCTCCTCCCCCACCTCAACCACCGTCACCTTCTCCACCGGCGAAACAAAAACCTATGACCTAGTCGTCGCAGCAGACGGTCAAGGCTCCCGTACCCGCCGACTCGCTTTCGGCGAAGAGGTGGAGGCATCATCTTTCAAATCACTCAACGTTCACGCTGCATACTACAATGTCCCTCGCCTCCCCACCGAAGACTCCCTAGCACGCCTATACCTGCCCTCACGCAACCGCGGCATTATGACACGCACCGGAAACAAACCCATCACCCAAGTctacctcttcctcttcaaGGACGCTCAGCGCGGCGCAAAAATGCGCTCTGTACAACGCCAGCCCCTCGCCGACCAAAAAGCAGCATGGATAGAGCACTTTGAAGATGCGGGATGGGATGCCCCTAGGTTCATGGAGGGAATGAAAAGCGCCAAAGATTTCTACGCTACGGAAGTCCTTCAGATACACATGCCAGAGAAGAAAATTGTTAAAAACAGAGTTGCTCTCCTTGGCGATGCGGGATACTGTCCCTCCCTGATGACGGGCATGGGAACTACACTTTCCCTTGTCGGAATGTATGTTTTCGCGGGCGAACTGGCAAGTCGTTCCGGAGATGTAGACGCTGCGCTGGCCGCGTACCAAAACACAATGAAGCAGCCGATCGAAGAGGGGCAGAGGCTGAATGGAATGACGGATGCACTTGCCATGTTCCCAGCGTCGGAGTGGGGTGCTTGGGTGGCACATACGCTTATCTGGTCGCTGTCGAGTTTCAGAGTGGATAAGATGTTGGGGTGGCTTGCGGGCTGGTTGCCAAAGGGCAAGGAGGAACAGGGGTGGAAGGTGCCTGAGTATCCGGCTCTAAATGCAAAGGCGCCTGAGATGGAGGTGCGGTGA
- a CDS encoding LacA, Beta-galactosidase has product MKSFKKLCSALALGCLAIGSAARAVGYSSPKDWIKPYKREVLQDIVTWDEDSLFVHGERIFLYSGEVHPYRLPVPTLYLDIFQKIKALGYNGVSFYVDWALLEGTPGVYREEGVFDLQPFFDAAKEAGIYLLARPGPYINAEVSGGGFPGWLQRVEGMLRTRAEDYLNSTDNYMKNVGAKIASAQITNGGPIILVQPENEYTQATSAIKPFPDPVYMEYVENQIRSAGIIVPLISNDASAQGNNAPGKPAAVDIYGHDGYPLGFDCANPNTWPDRNLPTNWHEIHETQSPSTPYSIIEFQSGSFDPWGGPGFDKCGILVGAEFNRVFYKQLYSFGVTILNLYMTYGGTNWGNLGHPGGYTSYDYAAPIREDRQVDREKYSELKLQASFLKVSPAYLTASRGNASTTAWTTNSALSVTPATDKDTKFYFLRHNKYNSLDSTSYKLKIQTSTFGNITVPQMNGTSLTLNGRDSKVHVSDYDIGGANLIYSTAEVFTWHKYEDKTVLVVYGGPGETHELALAVTGLDVLEGDVKSITTRGVTLLNFVADGTRKVAKVGVDSFIYVYMLDRNEAFNYWSVDQAPHDSSSPVMLKAGYLMRTAKVTGDTIALTGDLNATTPVEIIGGAPSSVSTITFNGKALDFTKSEAGTLVANVEFTKPELSIPQLSSLEWKYVDSLPEIQPGYDDSKWTVADLKKTYNSKRPLNTPVSLYSSDYGYHTGTLLFRGTFTATGNESTFYLTTQGGSAFGSSAWIGSHFLGSWRGYDRAMSGNSTFTMPNLTKGKTYTITVVIDNQGLDENWTIGTETMKNPRGILEYKLAGHDASDIAWKLTGNLGGEDYKDISRGPLNEGGLFVERQGLHLPGALSASTAGWKASPGPVAAGITAPGIGFFATEFDLNMPAGYDIPLSFTFTNSTASSGNGSSVPAYRVQLYVNGWQYGKYVSNVGPQLKFPVTEGILNYTGTNYLGISLWNLDGGAANVEGLELTADAMIWSGMQTVKTVEGQVYEPRSDAY; this is encoded by the exons ATGAAGAGCTTCAAGAAACTTTGTAGCGCGCTTGCGCTTGGTTGTCTTGCTATTGGGAGTGCGGCTAGGGCTGTAGGGTATTCTTCGCCCAAGGATTGGATCAAGCCGTACAAGAGGGAAGTGCTTCAGGATATT GTAACCTGGGATGAGGACTCGCTTTTCGTTCACGGCGAGCGCATCTTCTTGTACTCGGGTGAAGTTCATCCTTACCG TCTGCCTGTTCCAACACTCTACCTGGATATCTTCCAGAAGATCAAGGCTCTTGGCTACAATGGCGTTTCCTTTTACGTTGATTGGGCGTTGCTTGAAGGCACGCCTGGAGTATACCGTGAAGAGGGCGTTTTTGACTTGCAACCCTTTTTTGACGCTGCGAAGGAAGCAGGCATCTACCTGCTTGCCAGGCCAGGTCCTTACATCAATGCCGAAGTTTCTGGCGGAGGCTTCCCCGGCTGGCTTCAAAGGGTTGAGGGTATGTTGAGAACGCGTGCCGAAGACTACTTGAACTCAACCGATAA CTATATGAAGAACGTCGGCGCTAAGATTGCATCTGCCCAGATTACAAACGGAGGACCCATCATCTTGGTGCAGCCAGAGAATGAGTACACACAGGCCACTTCGGCGATCAAGCCTTTCCCAGATCCTGTATACATGGAATATGTCGAGAACCAGATTCGCAGTGCCGGCATTATCGTGCCTTTGATCAGCAACGACGCTTCGGCTCAAGGAAACAACGCTCCAGGAAAACCTGCTGCTGTCGATATCTACGGCCACGATGGTTACCCTCTTGGTTTCGATTGTGCCAACCCAAACACGTGGCCTGACAGAAATCTGCCAACAAACTGGCATGAAATCCACGAGACGCAGAGCCCAAGCACGCCATACTCGATTATTGAGTTCCAGTCCGGTAGTTTTGACCCTTGGGGCGGACCAGGCTTTGACAAATGTGGTATCCTTGTAGGCGCCGAGTTCAACCGCGTTTTCTACAAGCAACTGTACAGTTTCGGTGTCACAATTCTGAACCTGTATATGACCTACGGTGGTACCAACTGGGGTAATCTTGGCCATCCTGGAGGTTACACGAGTTATGACTACGCAGCACCAATCCGAGAGGATCGCCAAGTTGACCGCGAGAAGTACTCTGAACTCAAGCTTCAAGCAAGTTTCCTCAAGGTTAGCCCTGCTTATCTAACTGCCTCGCGAGGTAATGCTTCAACAACTGCCTGGACCACCAACAGTGCTTTGAGCGTTACTCCTGCTACCGACAAAGACACAAAGTTCTACTTTCTCAGGCACAACAAGTACAACTCTCTCGATTCCACAAGCTACAAACTCAAAATCCAGACTTCAACTTTCGGCAACATCACCGTTCCGCAGATGAATGGCACTTCGCTTACGCTGAATGGCCGCGATTCCAAGGTTCATGTCAGCGACTATGATATCGGTGGCGCTAACCTCATCTACTCTACCGCCGAGGTCTTCACCTGGCACAAGTATGAGGATAAGACCGTTTTGGTTGTATATGGTGGACCCGGGGAGACCCACGAGCTTGCACTCGCCGTCACGGGACTGGATGTCCTCGAAGGCGATGTTAAGAGCATCACTACCCGCGGAGTTACACTGCTGAACTTTGTGGCCGACGGCACGAGAAAGGTGGCCAAGGTTGGGGTTGATAGCTTCATCTACGTGTACATGCTCGACCGCAACGAGGCTTTCAATTACTGGTCTGTCGACCAAGCCCCGCACGACTCCTCAAGTCCGGTCATGCTCAAGGCGGGCTACCTGATGCGCACTGCCAAGGTCACTGGTGACACTATCGCACTCACTGGTGATTTGAATGCAACAACACCAGTCGAAATCATTGGCGGCGCACCCTCCAGTGTTTCCACAATCACATTCAACGGCAAGGCTCTCGACTTCACCAAGTCGGAAGCAGGTACCCTAGTCGCGAACGTCGAATTCACCAAGCCCGAGCTCAGCATCCCTCAGCTCAGCTCTCTGGAATGGAAGTATGTCGACTCCCTGCCTGAAATCCAACCCGGATACGACGACAGCAAGTGGACCGTGGCCGATCTGAAGAAGACATACAACTCAAAGCGTCCTCTAAACACACCCGTATCACTCTACAGCTCCGACTACGGCTACCACACCGGCACCCTACTCTTCCGCGGTACCTTCACCGCCACAGGCAACGAATCCACCTTCTACCTCACCACCCAAGGCGGCTCCGCATTCGGCTCTTCCGCCTGGATCGGCTCCCATTTCCTCGGCTCTTGGAGGGGCTACGACCGCGCCATGAGCGGCAACTCGACTTTCACAATGCCGAACCTCACAAAGGGGAAAACCTACACAATCACCGTCGTAATCGACAACCAAGGTCTCGACGAGAACTGGACTATTGGCACCGAAACAATGAAGAACCCCCGCGGCATCCTAGAATACAAGCTCGCGGGTCACGACGCCTCGGATATTGCGTGGAAGCTCACCGGTAACCTCGGCGGAGAGGACTATAAGGATATCTCACGTGGGCCCCTTAATGAAGGCGGTTTGTTCGTCGAAAGACAGGGTCTCCACCTCCCCGGTGCATTGTCAGCCTCAACCGCCGGATGGAAAGCTTCCCCTGGCCCCGTGGCCGCTGGTATCACAGCTCCAGGAATCGGCTTCTTCGCCACGGAATTCGACCTCAACATGCCCGCCGGTTATGACATCCCACTCAGCTTCACCTTCACAAACAGCACCGCATCTTCAGGGAACGGGTCCAGCGTGCCCGCTTACCGCGTCCAGCTCTACGTCAACGGATGGCAGTACGGAAAATATGTCAGCAACGTGGGTCCACAGCTCAAGTTCCCTGTTACAGAGGGAATTCTGAACTACACCGGCACTAATTATTTGGGTATCTCATTGTGGAACTTGGATGGAGGTGCGGCCAATGTGGAAGGCTTGGAATTGACGGCTGATGCGATGATTTGGAGTGGAATGCAGACTGTGAAGACGGTTGAAGGCCAAGTGTACGAGCCGAGGTCGGATGCCTATTAA
- a CDS encoding serine threonine kinase fungal-specific transcription factor, whose product MRSQIACARCRRSKTKCVNAGQGTTCEACANTKRDCIWDHAAAATITGPLRRDSTADLDAPPKKRRKLLAPTATPAQRPVEGLGTYEDALQSPLLTAQVWEELFVIYEKHFSIDFPFLHKRTFLSAVQQQLPSANFSDAKSPAQTQAPQPYPPLLLAFLTQTARFHDKLVQHGQDAIKTAEFYAQATRTQMGTDIFGLPSLEKIQTLLLLGYYEWTALQGVEGWIKIGIAIRCAIVLGYPHLDVDHKGQPIPLRKDDSNLSEKDHVILRETQRRTFWSCCLMDSYLSWGENRPPMLRPEHFQRTQLVCSDEAFNYGRKARTRLLGEDDEAYARRRKAWDDHAKSINSDHNGPHQSDSGRWEIGEHEAELTWYIKVVVVFGEIVWWSCNSGRRQEGKTPPWNPTTTFKKLEDKLKRLKHDLPKDLQLTPDNTEDRVFTNPGKYVSIHAMYTLCFIWLYREYMPTSPWALTRPVGPLDEPTIDEPPPEPDYWINQAKDCAKACSDFTNLLHKIGFPKARSNPVQTPMVAFACFAVGICTIYCHYFPNMDPDSVISSRLEPRAHDVANSFLLHILDRFKMARSWICQLAEWQRYYREERKKYKKFGGNVDDSPKTNSSDGHGSGGLKDYTTFFEKMHKQFGNTTSDDSHWATKEADLADTRLPHDEDSAERTLPPIVAAIKHEKERAPDDKSNQHAVAPANFTAVNQSQPSVVAAYGPQVSAHNAYSDNNNPQYSVQRPPLSYQNNYPVTMTPERNNFTPQFQPPPPSVPVNTTYQSQGWIQPMDMNAARTAMENVGQESINNWNTFDPLMSATPGQYPNMSWDAMNYDDNNNTPFYAPGAAPNYANHQQH is encoded by the exons ATGCGCTCGCAAATTGCGTGTGCCAGATGCCGCCGAAGTAAGACCAAGTGCGTAAACGCTGGTCAGGGTACGACGTGCGAGGCTTGCGCAAACACCAAGCGCGACTGTATTTGGGATCACGCCGCCGCGGCCACCATCACCGGCCCGCTGCGGCGTGATAGTACTGCCGACCTCGAC GCTCCGCCAAAGAAGCGTCGCAAACTTTTAGCTCCTACAGCAACGCCAGCCCAGCGTCCTGTTGAGGGACTGGGCACATACGAAGATGCCCTCCAATCACCTTTACTGACAGCCCAAGTTTGGGAAGAGCTG TTTGTCATTTACGAAAAACACTTCTCTATTGACTTCCCCTTCCTACACAAAAGGACCTTCTTAAGTGCTGTGCAGCAACAACTGCCGTCGGCCAACTTCTCTGATGCCAAGTCTCCGGCCCAGACCCAAGCGCCACAGCCATATCCGCCGTTACTGTTGGCTTTCCTCACCCAGACTGCCCGATTCCACGACAAGCTGGTACAGCATGGACAGGATGCTATCAAGACTGCCGAGTTTTATGCCCAGGCGACGCGCACGCAAATGGGCACTGATATTTTCGGCCTGCCCAGTCTAGAAAAGATTCAGACCCTCCTCTTGCTGGGCTACTATGAGTGGACCGCCCTACAAGGCGTCGAGGGCTGGATCAAGATCGGGATTGCTATAAGATGTGCCATAGTCCTTGGCTACCCGCATCTAGACGTCGATCACAAAGGACAGCCGATACCACTCCGAAAGGACGATAGCAATCTTTCCGAGAAAGACCATGTCATCCTGCGAGAAACTCAACGCCGCACCTTCTGGAGTTGTTGCCTTATGGACTCCTATCTGAGTTGGGGCGAAAATCGTCCCCCAATGTTGAGGCCAGAGCATTTCCAGAGAACCCAGCTTGTGTGTAGTGATGAGGCATTTAATTATGGACGTAAAGCACGTACAAGACTACTGGGTGAAGACGATGAAGCGTACGCGAGACGCAGAAAGGCGTGGGACGACCATGCAAAGAGTATCAATAGCGACCACAACGGTCCCCATCAATCCGATAGTGGCAGATGGGAGATTGGAGAACACGAGGCTGAGCTCACTTGGTACATCAAAGTTGTTGTCGTCTTTGGTGAGATTGTCTGGTGGTCTTGCAACAGTGGAAGACG GCAGGAAGGCAAAACCCCACCATGGAACCCAACAACGACGTTCAAAAAACTCGAAGACAAACTCAAGCGGCTGAAGCACGACCTGCCCAAGGATCTTCAGCTCACGCCAGACAATACCGAGGATCGAGTTTTTACCAACCCCGGCAAATACGTTTCAATACATGCCATGTATACCTTGTGCTTCATTTGGCTATACAGGGAGTACATGCCCACGTCGCCATGGGCATTGACTCGTCCCGTGGGTCCCTTGGACGAACCAACCATCGACGAACCCCCTCCTGAACCAGACTATTGGATCAACCAAGCCAAAGATTGCGCAAAAGCCTGTAGCGATTTCACGAACTTGCTTCATAAAATCGGTTTCCCTAAAGCTCGCAGCAACCCAGTGCAAACCCCCATGGTAGCGTTTGCTTGTTTTGCTGTGGGAATATGCA CCATATATTGTCACTATTTCCCGAACATGGATCCAGATAGCGTCATTTCATCGCGCCTGGAACCTAGGGCTCACGATGTCGCGAATAGCTTCCTGCTTCACATTCTAGACCGCTTCAAGATGGCTCGCTCGTGGATCTGTCAACTGGCCGAGTGGCAAAGATACTATCGCGAAGAAAGGAAAAAGTACAAGAAATTTGGTGGCAATGTTGACGATTCTCCAAAGACCAATTCCAGCGATGGACATGGCAGCGGCGGGCTGAAAGACTATACGACATTCTTCGAAAAGATGCACAAGCAATTTGGGAATACCACCAGTGACGACAGCCATTGGGCTACCAAAGAGGCGGACCTAGCCGATACTAGGTTACCACACGACGAGGATTCTGCAGAACGCACCCTTCCTCCTATTGTTGCCGCGATCAAACATGAGAAAGAACGGGCACCTGACGACAAATCTAATCAACATGCTGTGGCACCAGCCAATTTCACAGCTGTTAATCAATCACAGCCTTCGGTCGTGGCTGCCTATGGACCTCAAGTCAGCGCTCATAACGCCTACAGCGACAACAACAATCCTCAGTACTCTGTACAGCGCCCACCGCTGTCTTATCAAAACAATTACCCTGTGACTATGACTCCCGAGCGAAACAATTTTACCCCGCAGTTTCAACCACCACCGCCATCGGTTCCAGTTAATACCACATATCAGAGCCAAGGCTGGATACAACCCATGGATATGAATGCTGCTAGAACAGCTATGGAGAACGTGGGCCAAGAGTCTATCAATAATTGGAATACTTTCGACCCTCTCATGTCAGCTACACCAGGGCAGTATCCCAACATGTCTTGGGACGCTATGAATTACGACGACAATAACAACACACCCTTTTACGCACCGGGTGCTGCTCCTAATTATGCAAATCACCAGCAGCACTGA